From the Solanum lycopersicum chromosome 10, SLM_r2.1 genome, one window contains:
- the LOC101262975 gene encoding uncharacterized protein isoform X2 translates to MGVGLVEIGVEMRKILMFSIKGCYVTVLNHPFLVSMLCFIAFLYRSFPFLFSILLAVSPVLVCTAVLLGTLLSFGQPNIPEIEREEKTSSHDIVPLRTGVLYDTTHIESADDSYYVERYTERGLVDQSIDKISDLSPLLEERSRDFQFGNGGFEEAGREFHEQNYEEKHGDGDGELTESQYSPIPTVDEDFEEAVREFYEQNNEKNEEEHDDGELLESQYSSIPTVDEDFEEAAREFYEQNSEKSEEKHDDGELMESQYSPIPTVDNESIEFDFDRSDSFDSRRVNLNSLPGSPWKKEREEEHEEEEEEDDDESFDSESDRAESSSPDASMADIIPMLHELHPLLDEDTPQHVSLLHDGSDAASDSSGETTESDNESDDGVENQEELEVADDENEDGEDDEGKQDEEDISKSAITWTEEDQKNLIDLGSSEVERNQRLENLMARRRALKKMRLMMTEKNLIDLESADLPFNIPSISTARNNPFDVDNEYYDLGLPPIPGSAPSVLVPRRNPFDLPYDSSEEKPNLMEDEQDFITVQPKDPLFRRHESFIVRPSIFGLNRQDKQDSHLRPYFVPERMATEGTSYSPFQRQSSELSDSKVSSVPETESLSSVEDLEDSNLIEGQLRHKSLDQEELECRNLMDEHISEEPEHTSEHVKHGSQSSEEVESLVQLGTVKNHHDAEETLLQEGRVTNALELNPTEIQSKPETSYQRYSSQSSSSSLAEVSERVFIDKEGEMRSSFEEIMGHIEENGISRQASFDGPDFHITSTSVDHTPREHPIYDSSPSAIRENIFSASFSSDQHVESETVFPPTLVEESTISFVERESEENSQDIEKNSLPTNEEILAPADDQEFLSREVVCQNELGVAKADISEDDEIFGSLQVPELVVSQKSIDSESSADEDIGNKEGTIDHAQHQVSSSRFDADTHILSHLVVDHAVESLLTSSDHQNIRQMSDEQHSLIAEVPLDQPVMPSLEKQSVEDVTEKEEPIVSEQHDLPSLDAVESSVTDALSEVDETQTSVGHQYASTERSISQCEEELAYSDKSIDEHPSDDKEVKETPAILVESIEEASTTETLNVSEIHDLDDGIPIISSPRTPNSISNLHEVVEAPRGASLSGLKNMILEENDNQIKVLENYVLPPEAADFQHDELYIVEETDGIEDIDEAFLYELDTVGDFSINELGSCQNEFERRIDSTGEGLSAFHIVDSGTPEVAEDAFAEVHERKFPLHPDILNASTFEEIDFTEGEVHNAVDARSIEGLPVDSDIGPSDPMTKLNLDAQEIVPEMTIAEAQNSVFEMANAESAQTGVTEVPQEVIVREETDSGMPVLEAQTIQDIESAFWQVYEKEMEKSNVFELYNAEYSGMPVLEAQTVEDIELAFRGTSENETLNSNVYELPNAKLVTEKSGSSDNSAVFEISSQVLNDSGMPEVEAHTIEEIESAFGISSEKEKEHLNVVELPNAKLVTEESRDSDDAVVFEVSSSVKEDSEMPVVEAQTIEDIESAFRISSEKEIVHSNVVELRNATLPDAKLVTEESGDSDDAAVFDVSSSIQEDSEMPVVEAQTIEDIESAFRISSEKQIVHSNVLEIPNAKLVTEESVDSDDEVVFDVSSSVQEDSGMPVVEAQNIEDIESALRISSDEEIVHSNVLELPNAKLVTEESVNSDDEVVFNVSSSVQEDSGMPVLEAQTAEDINLTFRQIGEKSNVLEQRLAELATEESGDFDNGAVFDMSSSVQADSGMPVLEAQTAEDITLAFRQISEQEIEKSNVLEQPHAKLETEESGDFDNAAIFDVSSTVHEDSGMPVLEAQTVEDINFAFRQISEQEIAEKSNVLEQSNAELTTEEPGNSVNASGSVLEDPQMPIVEAQTAEDINLAFRQISEQEIDEKSNVLEQSNAELATEESGNVAAAAEVSSSALEDSEMPVPEAETFEDIDMIFRRISEKEMKISNVLEQPHAEVATEVSGSSDNTAVLEASSVTRNMQLPILETRPTEYFDLDHEKLSESDDETHIRHDSVGGDERPGESEDVGASSDSQNVEADLALKQVLEGNLEKPLNYTSEGESAQAKPSEAGSSNDMESSVRGSDLPDSGEAETEKGDHEAVLKEAKTPIAEKPDHAVDMPATSDVKGKKDKSHETGSSSSSSSSSDSSSSDSDKE, encoded by the exons ATGGGTGTTGGATTAGTAGAGATTGGAGTTGAAATGaggaaaattttgatgttttCAATTAAAGGATGTTATGTTACAGTGTTAAATCATCCTTTTCTTGTGAGTATGCTGTGTTTCATAGCATTTTTGTACAGATCTTTCCCATTTCTGTTTTCTATATTGTTAGCTGTATCTCCAGTTCTTGTTTGTACTGCTGTTTTGCTTGGAACTTTACTAAGTTTTGGTCAGCCTAATATACCCGAAATTGAAAGGGAGGAAAAAACAAGTAGTCATGATATAGTGCCTTTGAGAACTGGTGTGTTGTATGATACTACTCATATTGAGAGTGCTGATGATAGTTACTATGTGGAAAGATATACGGAGAGGGGCCTCGTAGATCAGTCAATTGATAAGATCAGTGATCTTTCTCCTCTACTTGAGGAAAGGTCTCGAGATTTTCAATTTGGGAATGGGGGTTTTGAGGAAGCAGGAAGGGAGTTTCATGAGCAGAACTATGAAGAGAAACACGGTGATGGTGATGGGGAACTTACAGAGAGTCAATACTCTCCGATTCCAACGGTTGATGAGGATTTTGAGGAAGCAGTGAGGGAGTTCTATGAACAAAacaatgaaaagaatgaagaagaacatgATGATGGGGAACTTCTAGAGAGTCAATACTCTTCGATTCCAACGGTTGATGAAGATTTTGAGGAAGCAGCAAGGGAGTTTTATGAGCAAAACAGTGAAAAGAGTGAAGAGAAACATGATGATGGGGAGCTTATGGAGAGTCAGTACTCTCCCATTCCGACAGTTGATAATGAGAGCATTGAGTTTGACTTTGATAGATCAGATTCCTTTGATTCTAGAAGGGTGAATCTTAATTCTCTTCCTGGTTCCCCTTGGAAAAAggagagagaggaagaacacgaggaagaggaggaggaggacgACGACGAGTCTTTTGATTCGGAGTCTGATCGAGCTGAGAGCTCTTCTCCAGATGCTTCAATGGCTGACATTATTCCAATGCTTCATGAGCTCCATCCGCTTTTGGATGAAGACACTCCTCAGCATGTTAGTTTGTTACATGATGGTTCTGATGCTGCTTCAGATAGTTCTGGTGAGACCACTGAGAGTGATAACGAATCTGATGATGGTGTTGAAAATCAAGAAGAGCTAGAAGTTGCAGACGACGAGAATGAAGATGGTGAAGATGACGAAGGAAAGCAAGACGAGGAAGATATAAGTAAGTCAGCTATTACATGGACAGAAGAGGATCAGAAGAATCTAATTGACTTGGGAAGCTCCGAGGTCGAAAGGAATCAACGGTTGGAGAATCTTATGGCAAGGAGAAGAGCCCTGAAGAAAATGAGGCTGATGATGACCGAAAAGAATTTGATTGACTTGGAAAGTGCTGATCTTCCATTCAACATCCCGTCCATTTCTACAGCAAGAAACAATCCATTTGATGTTGATAATGAGTACTATGACCTTGGACTGCCACCAATCCCCGGGTCTGCTCCATCTGTTTTAGTACCAAGGCGAAATCCATTTGATCTTCCTTATGACTCAAGTGAAGAGAAACCTAATCTTATGGAGGACGAACAAGACTTTATAACAGTTCAACCAAAGGATCCACTTTTCCGGAGGCATGAAAGTTTTATCGTAAGACCCTCAATCTTCGGGCTGAACAGGCAAGACAAGCAAGATAGCCATTTGAGACCCTATTTTGTTCCGGAGAGAATGGCTACAGAGGGAACAAGCTACTCACCATTTCAAAGACAATCTAGCGAACTTAGTGATTCGAAGGTGAGTTCTGTTCCTGAAACAGAATCACTAAGTTCTGTTGAAGATCTGGAAGACAGTAACCTCATTGAAGGGCAGCTCAGACACAAAAGCCTTGATCAAGAAGAACTGGAATGCAGAAACCTCATGGATGAACATATCTCTGAGGAGCCAGAGCATACTTCTGAGCATGTCAAACATGGAAGTCAATCCTCCGAAGAAGTAGAGTCTTTGGTGCAGCTAGGAACTGTGAAAAATCATCATGATGCAGAAGAAACTTTGCTCCAGGAAGGAAGAGTTACCAACGCATTGGAACTTAATCCAACCGAAATTCAATCCAAGCCAGAAACTTCTTATCAAAGATACAGCAGCCAATCTAGCTCCTCATCGTTGGCAGAAGTGAGTGAAAGGGTCTTTATTGATAAAGAAGGAGAAATGAGATCAAGTTTCGAGGAGATAATGGGGCATATTGAAGAAAATGGGATCTCCAGGCAAGCTTCGTTTGATGGACCTGATTTCCACATCACAAGCACTTCAGTAGATCATACTCCACGCGAACACCCTATTTATGATTCTAGTCCTTCTGCTATCAGGGAAAACATATTTTCAGCCTCCTTTTCTTCAGATCAGCATGTGGAATCTGAGACAGTGTTTCCTCCTACATTGGTTGAGGAAAGCACTATTTCATTCGTAGAGAGGGAATCTGAGGAAAATAGTCaggatattgaaaaaaattccCTTCCAACTAATGAAGAGATTTTGGCACCAGCAGATGACCAAGAATTTCTGTCAAGGGAGGTGGTATGCCAAAATGAGCTTGGTGTTGCAAAGGCGGATATTTCTGAAGATGATGAAATCTTTGGCAGCCTTCAGGTTCCCGAGTTGGTCGTCAGTCAGAAATCTATTGACTCGGAATCATCAGCAGACGAAGATATTGGGAATAAAGAAGGAACTATTGATCATGCACAACATCaagtttcttcttcaagattTGATGCAGATACCCATATTTTGTCTCATCTTGTTGTAGACCACGCCGTTGAATCCCTTTTAACGTCCTCAGATCATCAAAACATTCGCCAGATGAGTGATGAACAGCATTCTCTGATCGCAGAGGTTCCACTTGATCAACCAGTTATGCCTTCTTTGGAGAAGCAATCTGTGGAGGATGTGACTGAGAAGGAGGAACCTATAGTCTCTGAGCAGCATGATCTTCCCTCATTGGATGCTGTTGAAAGTTCGGTTACTGATGCTCTGAGTGAAGTGGATGAAACACAGACCTCTGTTGGACATCAATATGCTTCTACAGAGAGGTCCATCTCACAGTGTGAAGAAGAATTGGCATACTCAGACAAATCCATTGATGAACATCCATCAGATGATAAGGAAGTAAAG GAGACACCAGCTATCCTGGTTGAGTCAATTGAGGAAGCAAGCACCACTGAGACCTTAAATGTTTCAGAAATCCATGACCTTGATGATGGAATTCCTATTATCAGCTCCCCACGTACTCCCAACTCTATTTCCAATCTGCATGAGGTTGTTGAGGCCCCAAGAGGTGCTAGTCTATCAGGTCTTAAGAACATGATCCTCGAGGAAAATGATAACCAGATCAAAGTATTGGAGAACTATGTATTGCCACCAGAAGCAGCTGATTTTCAGCATGATGAGCTATATATAGTTGAAGAAACAGATGGTATTGAGGACATTGATGAGGCATTTCTCTATGAATTAGATACAGTTGGTGACTTTAGCATCAACGAGCTGGGATCATGCCAGAATGAGTTCGAGAGACGAATCGACTCCACTGGAGAGGGTTTGTCTGCATTCCACATTGTTGATTCTGGCACTCCAGAAGTTGCTGAAGATGCCTTTGCTGAAGTTCATGAAAGAAAGTTTCCATTGCACCCTGATATTTTAAATGCATCCACATTTGAAGAGATTG ATTTTACTGAAGGAGAAGTTCATAATGCTGTTGATGCTAGATCAATTGAAGGACTCCCTGTGGATAGTGATATTGGGCCGTCAGATCCCATGACAAAACTTAATTTGGATGCTCAAGAGATAGTTCCGGAAATGACTATAGCTGAAGCTCAAAACTCTGTCTTTGAGATGGCAAATGCAGAATCTGCTCAAACTGGAGTAACTGAAGTGCCTCAAGAAGTTATAGTCAGAGAGGAAACTGATTCTGGTATGCCAGTACTAGAAGCACAAACAATTCAAGATATTGAGTCAGCGTTTTGGCAAGTTTATGAGAAAGAAATGGAGAAATCTAATGTTTTTGAGCTATATAATGCTGAATATTCTGGAATGCCAGTGTTGGAAGCACAAACTGTTGAAGATATTGAGTTAGCATTTAGAGGTACTTCTGAGAATGAAACATTGAACTCGAATGTGTATGAGCTACCTAATGCTAAACTAGTAACTGAAAAATCTGGGAGTTCTGACAATTCAGCGGTGTTTGAAATATCAAGCCAAGTACTGAACGATTCTGGAATGCCAGAGGTGGAAGCACACACAATTGAAGAGATTGAGTCAGCATTTGGAATTAGTTCtgagaaagaaaaagagcaTTTGAATGTGGTTGAGCTACCTAATGCTAAGCTTGTAACTGAAGAATCTAGAGATTCTGATGATGCTGTGGTGTTTGAAGTGTCAAGTTCGGTGAAGGAAGATTCTGAAATGCCAGTGGTGGAAGCACAAACAATTGAAGACATTGAGTCAGCATTTAGAATTAGTTCTGAGAAAGAAATAGTGCATTCGAATGTGGTTGAGCTACGTAATGCTACGCTACCTGATGCTAAGCTTGTAACTGAAGAATCTGGGGATTCTGACGATGCAGCGGTGTTTGACGTGTCAAGTTCAATACAGGAAGATTCTGAAATGCCAGTGGTGGAAGcacaaacaattgaagatattgagTCTGCATTTAGAATTAGTTCTGAGAAACAAATAGTGCATTCGAATGTACTTGAGATACCTAATGCTAAGCTTGTAACTGAAGAATCTGTGGATTCTGACGATGAAGTGGTGTTTGATGTTTCAAGTTCAGTACAGGAAGATTCTGGAATGCCAGTGGTGGAAGCACAAAATATTGAAGATATTGAGTCTGCATTGAGAATTAGTTCTGACGAAGAAATAGTTCATTCGAATGTGCTTGAGCTGCCTAATGCTAAGCTTGTAACTGAAGAATCCGTTAATTCTGACGATGAAGTGGTGTTTAATGTGTCAAGTTCAGTACAGGAAGATTCTGGAATGCCAGTATTGGAAGCACAAACAGCTGAAGATATTAACTTGACATTTCGGCAAATAGGTGAGAAATCGAATGTTCTTGAGCAACGTTTGGCTGAGCTAGCAACTGAAGAATCTGGGGATTTTGACAACGGAGCGGTATTTGACATGTCAAGTTCAGTACAGGCAGATTCTGGAATGCCAGTACTGGAAGCACAAACAGCTGAAGACATCACTTTAGCATTTAGGCAAATATCTGAGCAAGAAATTGAGAAATCGAATGTTCTTGAGCAACCTCATGCTAAGCTTGAAACAGAAGAATCTGGTGATTTTGACAATGCAGCAATCTTTGATGTGTCAAGTACAGTACACGAAGATTCAGGAATGCCAGTACTGGAAGCACAAACAGTTGAAGATATTAACTTTGCATTTAGGCAAATATCTGAGCAAGAAATAGCTGAGAAATCAAATGTTCTTGAGCAATCTAATGCTGAGCTAACAACTGAAGAACCTGGGAATTCTGTCAATGCATCAGGTTCAGTGTTGGAAGATCCTCAAATGCCAATAGTGGAAGCACAAACAGCTGAAGATATTAATCTAGCATTTAGGCAAATATCTGAGCAAGAAATAGATGAGAAATCAAATGTTCTTGAGCAATCTAATGCTGAGCTAGCAACCGAAGAATCTGGGAACGTTGCAGCTGCAGCTGAAGTGTCAAGTTCAGCGCTGGAAGATTCTGAAATGCCAGTGCCAGAAGCAGAAACATTTGAAGATATTGACATGATATTTAGGAGAATATCTGAGAAAGAAATGAAGATATCTAATGTTCTTGAGCAACCTCATGCTGAGGTAGCAACTGAAGTATCTGGGAGTTCTGACAACACAGCGGTGCTCGAAGCGTCAAGCGTGACACGCAATATGCAATTACCAATTCTTGAAACAAGACCTACTGAATATTTTGATTTGGATCATGAAAAACTTTCTGAGAGTGATGATGAGACACACATCCGTCATGATTCTGTTGGTGGTGATGAGCGTCCTGGGGAATCGGAAGATGTAGGAGCTTCTTCAGATTCACAAAATGTCGAAGCAGACTTGGCTTTGAAACAAGTCTTGGAAGGAAATCTGGAGAAACCCCTGAACTACACTTCTGAAGGTGAGTCAGCACAAGCGAAGCCAAGTGAAGCAGGCTCATCCAATGATATGGAATCAAGTGTTAGAGGATCTGATTTACCTGATTCTGGTGAAGCTGAAACTGAAAAAGGTGATCATGAAGCTGTACTAAAAGAAGCAAAGACACCAATAGCTGAAAAACCAGATCATGCTGTTGATATGCCTGCTACATCTGATGTTAAAGGCAAGAAGGACAAATCCCACGAGACGGGATCAAGTTCAAGCTCAAGCTCAAGCTCTGATTCAAGTTCAAGCGACTCCGACAAAGAATGA